One Chitinophagales bacterium genomic window carries:
- a CDS encoding fatty acid desaturase gives MVILIFFLAHWFLSLFFHTVFLHRYASHRMFVMNKFWERVHYLLTLITLGSSYLVPRAYAVLHRSHHAYSDTAKDPHSPHFFRDVFQMMWNTKKIYADYVYKRVRPEHRFEGNYPEWDAIDRIGDSWIWRIGMGAAYTLFYIFFATQWWMFLLLPVHYMMGPIQGAMVNWLGHKYGYANFDNGDRSKNTTPWGIVMLGELFQNNHHKFPQSPRFAKRWFEFDPTYYALVVMSWLRIIRFA, from the coding sequence ATGGTTATTTTAATTTTCTTTCTTGCCCACTGGTTTTTATCACTGTTTTTTCACACTGTTTTTCTACACAGATACGCTTCGCATCGCATGTTTGTGATGAATAAGTTTTGGGAGAGGGTGCATTATCTGCTCACTTTGATAACTCTGGGGTCATCCTATCTGGTACCCCGTGCTTATGCTGTTCTGCATCGCTCGCACCATGCCTATAGTGATACCGCGAAAGATCCTCATTCCCCGCATTTCTTCCGCGATGTGTTTCAGATGATGTGGAATACCAAAAAGATATACGCGGATTATGTTTACAAGCGGGTGAGGCCGGAGCATCGTTTTGAAGGAAACTATCCGGAGTGGGATGCAATTGACCGCATCGGTGATTCCTGGATTTGGCGCATCGGAATGGGGGCTGCTTATACGCTTTTTTACATTTTCTTTGCCACGCAGTGGTGGATGTTTTTGCTGTTGCCGGTGCATTATATGATGGGGCCGATTCAGGGGGCAATGGTTAACTGGTTAGGTCACAAATACGGGTATGCAAATTTTGATAACGGTGATCGCTCTAAAAACACCACACCCTGGGGCATCGTCATGCTGGGCGAGCTCTTCCAGAATAATCACCATAAGTTTCCACAAAGCCCCCGATTTGCTAAACGTTGGTTTGAATTTGACCCGACCTATTACGCGCTGGTCGTGATGAGCTGGCTGAGGATTATCCGGTTTGCCTGA
- a CDS encoding DEAD/DEAH box helicase, with amino-acid sequence MSARPDIIEKKEGKKLYDFQHRAIEEIFERLRKYPERYSLLYQLPTGGGKTVIFSKIAKHYIHETKRKVLILTHRIELCRQTSAMLDEFGVPNKIINSKVKEVCASDNHMCYVAMVETLNNRLHDEAVEIENLGLVIVDEAHNNSFRKLFKFFRDKILLGVTATPLSSNINLPLREVYKELIVGDSIASLIKKGFLAKATTYSYDVILSSLKIGINGDYTVRSSELLYNNYAMQDKLLHAYEQKAKGKKTLIFNNGINTSRHVYKLFTDAGYAIRHLDHTQSEEERKEILTWLKETPDAIVTSVSILTTGFDEPTVEAIILNRATRSLTLYHQMIGRGSRVLPNKKEFIVIDLGNNALRFGLWDAPIDWQEIFAHPEQYYEQLVSDETIERNFKYTMPLEVKQRFANSDDITFNVKEEYEKIKHSGHRPMTIIEQSIRQHARMCIENAQTLREARELAELLDEEIQFRIKDYSYCICKSTPNYLTWLHEEYKRRLTLLIATEFRNRITHSAA; translated from the coding sequence ATGTCTGCGCGTCCTGATATTATTGAAAAGAAAGAAGGGAAAAAGCTTTACGACTTTCAGCATCGTGCTATAGAAGAAATCTTTGAACGGCTCAGAAAATACCCCGAGCGCTACAGTTTGCTATATCAGCTTCCTACAGGGGGCGGAAAAACCGTCATCTTCTCCAAAATAGCCAAACACTATATCCATGAAACCAAAAGAAAGGTACTCATCCTGACCCACCGCATTGAGCTCTGCCGCCAAACATCGGCCATGCTCGATGAGTTTGGTGTTCCTAACAAGATTATTAACAGCAAGGTAAAAGAAGTATGTGCTTCTGACAATCACATGTGCTATGTAGCCATGGTAGAAACACTGAACAATCGCCTGCACGATGAAGCGGTGGAGATAGAAAACCTTGGGCTCGTAATTGTTGATGAAGCGCACAACAACTCATTCCGCAAGCTGTTTAAGTTTTTCAGAGATAAAATCCTGTTGGGAGTTACTGCCACTCCCCTGAGTTCCAATATTAATCTGCCGCTGCGCGAAGTCTATAAAGAGCTGATTGTGGGCGATTCTATCGCTTCGCTGATAAAAAAAGGTTTTCTGGCAAAAGCCACAACCTACAGTTATGATGTCATTCTCAGTTCGCTTAAAATAGGCATTAACGGAGATTATACCGTCAGATCTTCAGAGCTGCTTTATAACAACTATGCCATGCAGGACAAACTGCTGCATGCCTATGAGCAAAAAGCTAAAGGCAAAAAAACCCTCATTTTCAACAATGGGATCAATACATCACGCCATGTATATAAGCTATTTACGGATGCGGGCTATGCTATCCGCCATCTTGACCATACACAAAGCGAAGAAGAGCGGAAAGAAATTCTTACCTGGCTGAAAGAAACACCGGATGCCATTGTTACCTCCGTGAGTATCCTCACTACCGGTTTTGATGAACCCACGGTAGAAGCCATCATCCTCAACCGGGCTACCCGTTCTCTTACTTTGTATCATCAGATGATAGGGCGTGGCTCCAGAGTCCTTCCAAACAAAAAAGAATTTATTGTCATTGACCTGGGCAATAATGCTCTCCGCTTCGGGCTATGGGATGCTCCTATTGACTGGCAGGAAATTTTCGCTCATCCTGAGCAGTATTATGAACAACTTGTGAGCGATGAAACCATTGAACGCAATTTCAAATACACCATGCCGCTTGAAGTAAAACAACGGTTTGCCAACTCAGACGACATCACCTTTAACGTCAAAGAGGAATATGAAAAAATTAAGCATTCCGGGCACCGGCCTATGACCATCATTGAACAGTCTATACGTCAGCATGCGCGTATGTGCATTGAAAACGCCCAAACTCTCCGGGAAGCCCGTGAGCTGGCGGAGCTGTTGGATGAGGAAATTCAGTTTCGCATAAAAGATTATTCTTACTGCATTTGCAAAAGCACGCCTAATTACCTCACCTGGTTGCATGAAGAATACAAGCGCAGACTTACACTGCTGATAGCTACCGAATTCAGAAACCGCATCACTCATTCAGCTGCCTGA